The Aggregatilinea lenta genome includes a region encoding these proteins:
- a CDS encoding multicopper oxidase domain-containing protein yields the protein MSTANVKRRQFIVGAISTALAALGGSRVLPRIDAAPPRQSPNGHGGSHSGGVFGAMGEVDHERNGFHPSELLVDFNYGDQVYQEDGRTVREYNLIAVDKEVEIAPGLFFPAWTYNGRIPGPTIRCTEGDLLRIHFVNAGSHPHTIHFHGIHAAVMDGIPAMPGMPFDMVGPGMIQPGDSFTYEFVAEPFGCHLYHCHAIPLKRHIHKGLYGAFIVDPPEGRPEATELVMVMNGFDTNFDDENEVYAVNTVAFAYNNDVIPLKVGERVRLYLINLTEFDLINSFHLHAEFFDYYDHGTTLTPTQRRVDTIMQCQGQRGILEFNYQKPGMYMFHAHQSEFAELGWMGMFHVTEEEHHGDA from the coding sequence ATGTCCACTGCAAACGTAAAACGACGGCAGTTCATCGTAGGTGCGATATCCACCGCGCTGGCTGCACTTGGTGGATCACGCGTGCTGCCGCGCATCGATGCGGCGCCACCCCGCCAGTCTCCGAACGGACACGGCGGCTCGCATAGTGGCGGCGTCTTTGGCGCGATGGGAGAGGTAGACCACGAGCGCAACGGTTTTCACCCGAGCGAGTTGCTCGTTGATTTCAACTACGGTGATCAGGTGTACCAGGAAGACGGGCGCACGGTCCGCGAGTACAACCTGATAGCCGTCGATAAAGAGGTCGAGATAGCACCCGGGCTCTTCTTCCCGGCGTGGACCTATAACGGTCGTATTCCTGGGCCAACAATCCGCTGCACGGAAGGTGACCTGCTGCGGATTCACTTCGTGAACGCAGGATCGCATCCGCATACAATACATTTTCACGGCATCCACGCTGCCGTAATGGATGGGATACCCGCCATGCCGGGGATGCCCTTCGATATGGTTGGGCCAGGCATGATCCAGCCGGGCGACTCCTTCACCTATGAGTTCGTCGCGGAGCCCTTTGGGTGCCATCTGTATCACTGCCATGCGATCCCGCTCAAGCGCCACATTCACAAGGGTCTGTATGGCGCGTTTATCGTCGACCCTCCTGAAGGTCGCCCCGAGGCTACGGAGCTGGTCATGGTGATGAACGGCTTCGACACCAATTTCGATGACGAGAACGAGGTCTACGCCGTCAACACGGTCGCATTTGCCTACAACAACGACGTGATTCCTCTGAAGGTGGGTGAGCGGGTGCGCCTCTACCTCATCAATCTGACGGAGTTCGATCTGATCAACTCGTTCCATCTGCATGCCGAGTTTTTCGACTACTACGACCACGGCACGACTCTGACACCCACGCAGCGCCGGGTCGATACGATCATGCAATGCCAGGGGCAGCGCGGAATTTTGGAGTTCAACTATCAGAAACCAGGCATGTACATGTTCCATGCTCACCAGAGCGAATTTGCCGAACTGGGCTGGATGGGGATGTTCCACGTCACCGAGGAGGAACACCATGGCGACGCCTGA
- a CDS encoding radical SAM protein, whose translation MDTPAFPWLEPDSSTETVPLRNVFLHVTKACNLYCKYCYFSASRPLPDEMRTEEFMRLWSHIVAIRPQKVIFTGGEPLLRPDILDLLQGLKEADPQHHVLRCLNTNGHLVTPELAKQLVGLADEVRVSLDALRERNDALRGKGNFDAAVRALETYYAVGFEPKVLVTVTAHGLPDLEELLVFLIQKKLTRINLNAFRPVGRGKKYAEWRANAHKAREAVQRAWLRCYPDQSLPPDPPESESCANCGVGQFLNIMPNGDVFPCHVLTSREFRCGNVREQSLLEICRKQGLLGQLAKLDFHDLAEEDENLVDLTQANTCMGPVYRDTKSSPTWRTRLSLTSR comes from the coding sequence ATGGACACACCCGCTTTCCCTTGGCTGGAGCCTGATAGTTCCACAGAGACAGTCCCACTACGGAATGTTTTTCTTCATGTCACTAAAGCCTGCAACCTCTACTGCAAATACTGTTATTTTTCCGCAAGTCGTCCCTTGCCTGATGAAATGCGTACAGAGGAGTTCATGCGCCTTTGGTCGCACATAGTTGCTATCAGACCACAAAAGGTGATATTTACTGGCGGGGAGCCTCTTCTCCGCCCTGATATCCTGGACTTGCTTCAGGGTCTGAAAGAGGCCGATCCTCAACACCATGTGTTGCGCTGTCTGAATACCAACGGACACCTGGTGACGCCTGAATTGGCAAAACAACTGGTTGGATTGGCCGATGAAGTGCGGGTAAGCCTCGATGCCCTGCGAGAACGTAATGATGCGCTGCGAGGAAAGGGCAATTTCGATGCGGCGGTGCGAGCGCTGGAAACCTACTATGCAGTTGGGTTTGAGCCAAAAGTACTGGTGACTGTAACCGCGCACGGTTTGCCAGATTTAGAGGAATTACTCGTGTTTCTAATTCAGAAAAAACTCACACGAATCAACCTCAATGCTTTTCGACCTGTTGGGCGTGGCAAGAAGTACGCGGAATGGCGAGCAAATGCGCATAAAGCAAGAGAAGCCGTGCAACGAGCGTGGCTTCGGTGCTATCCTGATCAATCACTACCGCCTGATCCGCCGGAATCAGAGTCATGTGCCAACTGTGGGGTCGGACAATTTCTCAATATCATGCCAAATGGGGATGTGTTCCCATGTCATGTGTTAACCAGTCGCGAGTTCCGTTGTGGCAACGTGCGGGAACAGAGTCTGCTAGAAATCTGTCGCAAACAGGGCTTGCTCGGGCAATTGGCCAAACTCGACTTTCATGACTTAGCAGAGGAAGATGAAAACTTAGTTGACCTGACTCAGGCGAATACCTGCATGGGACCAGTGTATCGTGACACTAAATCATCGCCAACGTGGAGAACGAGGTTGTCATTGACGAGCAGGTAA
- a CDS encoding HEAT repeat domain-containing protein, protein MPLFGPPDVKKLEAKKDIKGLIRALEYERDKENERRKLSGSSYARGATKDVERIQRNMKRASDIRESAAQALGKLSNPDAVMPLIDALDDNDRVYQVAADALAQLKDSRAIAPLVRQITKGRDSAIKITKEIDSELAVEPLIRALQDENEPARRQAAKALRQLGDARAVEPLIQALQDKNGDVRLAAAGALMQLGDARAVDPLIQTLEDNDSNVRQQAASALGQLGDSRAVDPLIQTLRDEDWRVRETTIEALGQLGDGQAVEPLIQALEDKEYTVRKGAVRALAELKSVDSVVTVLNNGSWGMKAEAAESLERVGWVPKTEREKALVAVINKDWEKVAGLAESSASALGELFDNVSGKLFEGQVEKVIEILGQLSDRRTFAPLVRIAGNEKLFSEMRLKAAETLLKSGWSPQADPESGTMPGATTAVEIIVEDIMGRLHGARYEATHQDGKIREYEAHGVSLQNEITRITKLLETHITLFNLGTLHRMASMESQLEIYLWRPSCQGPDVTTTFDCSQIKQLARQELIRRGEQA, encoded by the coding sequence ATGCCACTTTTCGGGCCACCAGATGTCAAGAAATTAGAAGCCAAAAAAGATATAAAAGGGTTGATTCGAGCGCTGGAATACGAACGTGACAAAGAAAACGAACGCAGAAAACTTTCGGGAAGTTCATATGCCAGGGGCGCTACCAAAGACGTTGAGCGAATACAAAGAAATATGAAGAGGGCATCCGATATTCGAGAATCAGCGGCTCAAGCGCTAGGAAAGCTGAGTAATCCAGATGCCGTAATGCCCTTGATTGACGCCCTCGATGATAACGACCGCGTCTACCAGGTTGCGGCAGATGCCCTGGCACAGCTCAAAGATAGCCGGGCGATTGCGCCTCTGGTTCGTCAAATTACCAAAGGTCGTGACAGTGCAATAAAAATAACAAAAGAGATCGATAGCGAACTGGCAGTGGAACCGCTGATCCGTGCGCTGCAGGATGAAAACGAACCTGCACGACGCCAGGCAGCAAAAGCCCTGCGGCAGTTGGGCGATGCACGAGCAGTTGAGCCATTGATTCAGGCGCTACAGGATAAAAACGGCGATGTACGGCTTGCAGCAGCAGGAGCGCTCATGCAACTGGGCGATGCACGGGCAGTAGATCCGCTGATTCAGACATTGGAGGATAACGACAGTAATGTACGACAGCAAGCAGCCAGTGCATTAGGACAGCTAGGTGATTCACGAGCAGTAGATCCTCTGATCCAGACCCTGAGGGATGAAGATTGGAGAGTACGAGAAACAACCATTGAAGCTCTAGGCCAACTTGGCGACGGACAAGCAGTGGAACCTTTGATTCAAGCACTTGAGGATAAGGAATACACTGTGCGGAAGGGCGCTGTTAGAGCACTGGCTGAATTAAAATCTGTCGATTCAGTGGTTACTGTACTAAATAACGGATCTTGGGGAATGAAAGCAGAAGCAGCTGAGTCACTTGAGAGAGTTGGTTGGGTGCCAAAAACCGAGCGCGAAAAGGCTCTGGTTGCTGTCATAAACAAAGATTGGGAAAAGGTAGCAGGTTTGGCAGAGTCCTCTGCCAGCGCCCTCGGCGAATTGTTTGATAATGTTTCTGGCAAACTCTTTGAGGGTCAGGTTGAGAAAGTAATTGAAATACTAGGTCAGCTTTCAGATAGGCGCACGTTTGCTCCATTAGTACGGATTGCAGGTAATGAAAAGTTATTTTCGGAAATGCGCCTTAAAGCTGCTGAAACGCTCTTGAAATCAGGATGGTCGCCACAAGCGGACCCTGAATCAGGGACGATGCCAGGGGCAACAACTGCCGTAGAAATCATAGTCGAAGATATCATGGGGCGGTTACATGGTGCGCGATATGAAGCCACTCACCAGGATGGGAAAATCAGGGAATATGAAGCACATGGCGTCAGCCTTCAGAACGAGATCACGAGAATCACCAAACTCCTTGAAACGCATATAACCCTGTTCAATTTAGGCACTTTGCATCGTATGGCTTCCATGGAATCCCAGCTAGAGATTTATCTTTGGAGGCCTTCCTGTCAAGGACCAGACGTTACAACGACATTTGATTGCTCCCAGATCAAACAACTCGCCCGTCAGGAACTCATCCGGCGCGGGGAACAAGCCTAA
- a CDS encoding HEAT repeat domain-containing protein, with protein MPLFGPPNIEKMKTKRDVKGLIKALKHQGSGYPDQQVRRKAIDALAEIGDVRAVEPLIEMLKSGSEWYHAIIALGKLREPRAAEPLLDKLNNAIQESREEFNSYSQLAEALAQLGEARAVEPLVELLNNYDLGRGDRERIADALEKLGWATDDTKRATLAVARMDWKLAAEFGKEALPPLIAALKNSDRDVQKNATLILGQIGDPLAVEPLIEALQKQGDTHVLEDIVRALSHIGDLRAVDPLIEALSQRREYWVKRTIADALAEFGDVRAVEPLLKDAIEGYQYGIAALGKLGDPRAIEPLSAIFKQLDPRMPNLDERMAIVHAFGDIGDPRAVATLLEMIKGDVRVRATAADALEGIGWPTDDRKRAFLAIARGQLQQVVDLGPAAVKALVDFSGIEDDSAFFSGIGNTAILVVKGLEMIFERESSAISGDDLRLILNMSNPSYQIVIPDTCSEVRFEKIDCSHLRQLARQELIRRREEA; from the coding sequence ATGCCACTCTTTGGACCACCCAATATCGAGAAGATGAAAACGAAGCGCGACGTAAAAGGATTAATCAAAGCGCTCAAACATCAGGGATCAGGCTATCCTGACCAACAAGTACGTCGAAAGGCCATTGACGCATTAGCAGAAATTGGTGATGTCCGTGCTGTTGAGCCACTGATCGAAATGCTCAAAAGCGGCAGTGAATGGTATCACGCAATAATAGCTCTTGGGAAATTGCGCGAACCACGCGCCGCGGAGCCATTACTCGACAAACTGAATAACGCAATTCAGGAGTCTCGAGAAGAATTCAACTCATATTCTCAATTGGCTGAAGCACTGGCCCAACTAGGTGAAGCGCGTGCCGTGGAACCCTTGGTTGAGTTATTAAACAACTATGATCTAGGACGAGGTGATCGCGAGAGAATCGCTGATGCGTTAGAGAAACTAGGGTGGGCTACAGATGATACAAAACGGGCCACTCTTGCCGTCGCTCGCATGGATTGGAAACTCGCCGCGGAATTCGGGAAAGAAGCCCTGCCGCCCCTAATCGCCGCTCTCAAAAATTCGGACAGAGATGTGCAAAAGAACGCCACCTTAATTCTCGGTCAAATAGGAGACCCACTTGCTGTAGAACCTTTGATTGAGGCCCTTCAAAAGCAAGGTGATACTCACGTTCTCGAAGACATAGTGAGAGCATTGAGTCATATTGGAGACCTACGGGCTGTGGATCCGTTGATTGAGGCTCTGAGTCAACGCCGCGAATATTGGGTGAAACGAACCATAGCTGATGCACTTGCAGAATTCGGTGATGTGCGTGCTGTCGAGCCTCTTCTCAAGGACGCCATCGAGGGGTATCAATACGGCATAGCCGCACTAGGAAAACTCGGAGATCCGCGTGCGATAGAACCCTTAAGCGCGATATTCAAACAGCTAGACCCAAGAATGCCTAATCTTGACGAGCGTATGGCCATTGTACACGCATTCGGAGATATCGGAGATCCTCGAGCTGTCGCAACATTACTTGAGATGATCAAAGGTGATGTCAGAGTCCGTGCTACCGCCGCCGATGCGCTCGAGGGAATTGGATGGCCCACTGATGATAGAAAACGTGCATTTCTTGCTATCGCTCGCGGTCAGTTGCAGCAAGTCGTAGATCTGGGGCCAGCAGCGGTGAAAGCTCTTGTTGATTTTTCCGGTATCGAAGACGATTCAGCATTCTTTTCCGGTATCGGAAACACAGCCATACTCGTTGTAAAGGGTTTGGAAATGATATTTGAACGCGAATCGAGCGCTATCAGTGGGGATGACTTGCGACTTATACTCAACATGAGCAACCCATCTTATCAAATTGTCATTCCCGACACTTGTAGCGAAGTGAGGTTCGAGAAAATTGACTGCTCTCATCTTCGCCAGCTCGCCCGCCAGGAACTCATTCGTCGTCGAGAAGAGGCATAA
- a CDS encoding HEAT repeat domain-containing protein, producing the protein MPLFGPPNIEKMKAKGDVKGLIKAMEHKNKPVVRKHAAQALGEIEDVQASGALVHQLAYIFAPDIVLIAVIEALSPIRDKFTVQQLIHLLRNENVAVRQAAIHAIAQFGDAAIESLCTQGLKSRYEAVREGASLALAQLGDAGVKRLIKELDDAEVREVATQALIHLGDAAAVPLIEALPGEFVAQALVQIGDVAVEPLIATLNTDNRDSTAVAKILGQLGDDRAIEPLLAAAKNHRSVDVREAAGQALRSLRFKPKDKKDEIMVCIACNELDQIISFGASAVEPLIDLLSEKNDYEINNKIIEVFGKLGDKHAIEPMMTLLQEDSPFDYDIFGEALGRLSDGRSFAFLTKYLHGESSQSIKSLVALGWIGEVQAIAPIVKMCHDTRLTSFSNEAHAKSIVHALQGILERNAGRATNEDLRAVVSLDDVKYHWEYKGTCDLGQLGPEHIRVDYIRQLARQELIRRGEHA; encoded by the coding sequence ATGCCACTCTTTGGACCACCTAATATCGAGAAGATGAAAGCGAAGGGCGACGTCAAGGGCTTAATTAAAGCTATGGAACATAAAAATAAACCTGTAGTACGGAAGCATGCGGCACAAGCATTGGGAGAGATCGAGGATGTGCAAGCAAGCGGGGCATTAGTTCATCAATTGGCGTATATATTCGCACCAGATATTGTTCTGATAGCCGTAATAGAAGCATTGTCGCCGATTAGAGATAAGTTTACTGTACAGCAATTGATCCATCTATTGCGCAATGAAAATGTGGCTGTACGTCAGGCTGCAATACATGCGATTGCTCAGTTCGGAGATGCGGCAATTGAATCATTGTGTACACAAGGTCTGAAGAGTCGTTACGAAGCAGTTCGTGAGGGTGCATCTCTGGCGCTAGCTCAACTTGGGGATGCTGGCGTCAAACGCTTGATTAAGGAGCTTGACGATGCCGAAGTGCGCGAGGTTGCAACTCAAGCGCTAATTCACCTCGGGGACGCTGCTGCCGTACCTTTAATTGAAGCACTTCCCGGTGAATTTGTAGCTCAAGCACTCGTTCAGATTGGGGATGTTGCCGTAGAACCATTGATAGCTACACTCAATACGGACAATAGAGATTCGACAGCAGTAGCCAAGATACTCGGCCAACTTGGCGACGATCGTGCCATTGAACCTCTACTGGCTGCAGCAAAGAACCATCGGTCTGTGGATGTGCGTGAAGCCGCAGGTCAAGCGTTACGCAGTCTGCGATTTAAGCCAAAGGATAAGAAAGATGAGATCATGGTTTGCATTGCATGCAACGAATTGGATCAAATAATCAGCTTTGGCGCCTCGGCAGTTGAGCCATTGATTGACCTACTCAGTGAAAAAAATGATTATGAAATCAACAACAAAATTATTGAGGTCTTTGGCAAGCTCGGAGATAAGCATGCCATCGAACCTATGATGACGCTTCTACAAGAGGATAGTCCTTTCGATTACGACATTTTCGGCGAAGCGCTTGGGCGGCTATCAGATGGTCGATCCTTTGCATTTCTGACCAAGTACTTACATGGCGAAAGCAGTCAATCCATCAAGTCCTTGGTGGCCCTTGGATGGATAGGGGAAGTGCAGGCTATCGCTCCGATAGTCAAAATGTGTCACGACACTAGATTGACTAGTTTTTCTAATGAAGCGCACGCCAAGTCGATTGTCCATGCACTGCAAGGAATATTGGAGCGCAATGCTGGCAGGGCAACCAATGAAGATCTTCGGGCAGTTGTATCGCTTGATGATGTGAAATATCACTGGGAATATAAAGGTACGTGCGACTTAGGCCAACTAGGCCCAGAACACATAAGGGTTGATTACATAAGACAGCTCGCCCGCCAGGAACTCATCCGTCGGGGAGAACATGCCTAA
- a CDS encoding AAA family ATPase codes for MAIRIVLTGGPGGGKTTLMRELRADDPSAKRWILVPEAAPLLFQAGLNGHEPAFQRAVVRLQIALEEICAESATSDQVLLCHRGTLDPLAYWLRNGWNENTFFDFIDMTREEHFHRYYGVVHLQTAAIGADAFYIRWPHAHRPETIEQAAQTDLLCTYAWQEHPNYAFVDNNKRDWDAKSQIAHHTLTNWLKNKRR; via the coding sequence ATGGCGATCCGTATCGTTTTAACCGGTGGTCCCGGCGGTGGCAAGACGACACTGATGCGCGAATTGCGCGCTGACGATCCGTCAGCAAAACGCTGGATACTTGTCCCTGAAGCTGCACCGCTTCTGTTTCAGGCAGGCTTAAATGGACACGAGCCAGCATTTCAACGTGCAGTCGTTCGATTACAGATCGCACTCGAAGAGATTTGTGCCGAATCGGCAACGTCTGATCAGGTACTTCTTTGCCACAGAGGAACACTTGATCCACTGGCTTACTGGTTGCGAAATGGCTGGAATGAAAACACGTTCTTTGATTTTATCGACATGACTCGTGAGGAACATTTCCATCGTTACTACGGCGTTGTGCATCTGCAAACCGCCGCAATAGGCGCAGATGCGTTCTACATACGCTGGCCTCACGCCCACCGCCCCGAAACAATTGAACAAGCCGCTCAAACAGATTTGCTGTGCACCTATGCATGGCAAGAGCATCCGAATTATGCATTTGTCGATAATAATAAACGAGATTGGGATGCCAAATCACAAATAGCGCACCATACACTAACGAACTGGTTAAAGAATAAAAGGAGATAA
- a CDS encoding IS3 family transposase (programmed frameshift) produces the protein MPRKRYASDEIIHKLREAEVLLSQGQTVQEAVHQLGIAEQTNYRWRKEYGGLDKSQAARLKALERENLRLKQLVAELSLDKSILEEALSKKVVSPARRREVVVHVQQQLGVSERRACRVLRQPRATQRYVSQRGAEEVQLTIRIVDLARAYGRYGYRRITVLLRTEGWHMNHKRVERIWQQEGLKVPLKQPKRGRLWLNDGSCVRLRPAYLNHVWSYDFMQDRTHNGVPLRILNIIDEYTRECLAVRVERHLSRREVLEELTWLFCARGLPAYIRSDSGPEFTAERVRDWLSRLNVGPLFIEKGSPWENGYLESFNGKMRDELLNGEIFCSLTEAQVLIEDWRCHYNTRRPHSSLAYRPPAPEAIPVSPPATPVRSLT, from the exons ATGCCACGTAAGCGTTACGCATCCGACGAGATCATCCACAAGTTACGCGAGGCTGAGGTGTTGCTCAGCCAGGGCCAGACGGTGCAAGAAGCGGTGCATCAACTCGGGATTGCAGAGCAGACGAACTACCGCTGGCGCAAAGAATACGGCGGTCTGGACAAGAGTCAGGCAGCACGGCTGAAAGCGCTGGAACGCGAGAATCTCAGGCTAAAGCAGCTGGTGGCGGAGCTATCGCTGGATAAGTCGATTCTGGAAGAAGCGCTGTCAA AAAAAGTAGTCAGCCCGGCCAGGCGGCGCGAGGTCGTAGTGCACGTTCAACAGCAGTTGGGCGTGTCGGAGCGGCGTGCCTGCCGGGTGTTGAGACAACCACGCGCCACGCAGCGCTACGTTAGCCAACGTGGCGCGGAGGAAGTGCAGCTAACGATACGGATTGTGGACCTCGCCCGTGCCTACGGTCGCTACGGCTACCGGCGCATCACCGTGCTGCTGCGGACCGAAGGGTGGCACATGAACCACAAGCGCGTGGAACGGATCTGGCAGCAAGAAGGCTTGAAAGTGCCGCTCAAACAACCCAAGCGGGGTCGGCTGTGGCTGAATGACGGGTCCTGCGTCCGGTTGCGGCCTGCCTATCTCAACCATGTCTGGAGCTACGACTTCATGCAGGACCGTACCCACAACGGCGTGCCATTGCGCATCCTGAATATCATCGACGAATATACGCGTGAATGCCTCGCCGTGCGCGTAGAACGACACTTATCTCGCCGGGAGGTGCTGGAGGAACTGACCTGGCTGTTCTGCGCGCGTGGGCTGCCTGCCTACATCCGCTCTGACAGCGGCCCGGAGTTCACCGCTGAGCGCGTCCGCGACTGGCTGTCACGCCTCAACGTGGGGCCGCTGTTCATCGAGAAGGGCAGTCCCTGGGAGAATGGCTACCTCGAGAGCTTCAATGGCAAGATGCGCGATGAACTGCTCAATGGCGAGATCTTCTGTTCGCTGACAGAAGCCCAGGTGCTGATTGAAGACTGGAGGTGCCACTACAACACCCGACGACCCCACAGCTCGCTCGCCTATCGTCCACCGGCTCCCGAGGCTATACCGGTCTCACCACCCGCCACACCCGTCCGGAGTCTCACTTAG
- a CDS encoding HEAT repeat domain-containing protein, which produces MPLWDPWFEPNVEKLRAKRDVEGLIKALQHKNEKIRCAAATALGQLGDVQAVESLIVGLKDESIVVCNEAAAALGQIRDTRAVEPLIAMLNENSYAAAQALEEIGDPRTIELLLMVIKDDNGNARKRADSTLIKIGVRAVEPLIVALKDQDASVRGIAAQALGKIGDSRAVEPLIVALKDQDPSVRRIAAQALGKIGDSRAVEPLIVALKDQDPSVRGIAAQALGKIGDSRAVEPLLAALKDQDDLVCHDASWALKQVKNSQTIEPLVAALKDDNNSVRKSAESILMEVGVWAMEPLIAALKDQDPSVRRIVVKVLGQRPHLRTVEPLFSMLNDPDDFVRWEALEALEEMSDGRQAYYRALIRDVNDGDRTAFFLGFKEETQAITELLNKLGWTNNDLRQANLAVSAGEWDKVVSLGGSSVMPLIAALKDTSEELRRKVIESLKKIGYSQTGALLIMTLRGDDHNLLEGATMALGELGDVRAIEPLINLVNDDILVEESVAEALEKLGWRPSTDSERLSWLLCAPTSHEKYDQISKSLSESAIDLLVPNLTKNKVRLRSIQLLGEIGDARAIGPILEFGVRDNHRSNTSVEALLKILTRYAGDVEIPELQKIAKLQATESIIKGTVSCSMGTFLCYGEVAVDCSHVRQLARQELIRRGEKA; this is translated from the coding sequence ATGCCACTCTGGGACCCATGGTTTGAGCCAAACGTCGAGAAATTACGGGCAAAGCGCGATGTGGAGGGGTTGATCAAAGCACTCCAACACAAGAATGAGAAAATTCGCTGCGCGGCCGCAACGGCGTTGGGACAATTGGGTGATGTACAGGCTGTCGAATCCCTGATCGTCGGCCTCAAGGATGAATCAATTGTGGTATGCAATGAAGCGGCGGCGGCATTGGGACAAATTAGGGATACTCGAGCGGTGGAGCCGCTTATAGCCATGCTCAACGAAAATTCTTATGCTGCTGCACAAGCTTTGGAAGAGATTGGGGATCCGCGGACGATAGAACTGTTGCTTATGGTTATCAAAGATGACAACGGAAATGCGCGCAAACGAGCGGATAGTACTCTTATTAAAATTGGTGTGCGTGCTGTAGAGCCACTCATTGTCGCACTCAAGGACCAAGATGCCTCTGTGCGCGGGATTGCAGCGCAAGCGCTAGGAAAAATTGGGGATTCACGTGCTGTAGAGCCACTCATTGTTGCACTCAAGGATCAAGATCCCTCTGTGCGCAGGATTGCGGCGCAAGCACTAGGAAAAATTGGGGATTCACGTGCTGTAGAGCCACTCATTGTTGCACTCAAGGATCAAGATCCCTCTGTGCGCGGGATTGCGGCGCAAGCACTAGGAAAAATTGGGGATTCACGCGCTGTAGAACCCCTTCTTGCCGCGCTCAAGGATCAAGATGACTTGGTGTGTCACGATGCTAGCTGGGCTCTAAAACAGGTTAAGAATTCCCAGACAATAGAACCCCTTGTTGCCGCACTCAAAGATGACAACAACAGCGTGCGTAAGTCGGCGGAGAGCATTCTCATGGAAGTTGGTGTCTGGGCGATGGAACCACTCATTGCCGCACTCAAGGACCAAGATCCCTCTGTGCGTAGGATCGTAGTGAAGGTTCTGGGACAACGTCCTCATTTGCGTACGGTGGAGCCGCTTTTTTCTATGCTCAATGATCCCGATGACTTTGTTCGCTGGGAAGCACTTGAGGCGTTGGAGGAAATGAGCGATGGCAGACAGGCATATTACCGAGCTCTCATAAGAGATGTGAACGATGGTGACCGAACTGCGTTTTTTCTAGGTTTCAAAGAGGAGACGCAAGCTATCACCGAATTACTCAATAAACTCGGCTGGACCAATAACGACCTTAGGCAAGCTAACCTTGCGGTTTCCGCTGGAGAGTGGGACAAGGTAGTTAGTTTGGGAGGATCCTCGGTGATGCCTCTTATAGCTGCGCTCAAGGATACGAGTGAGGAGTTGCGCAGGAAGGTGATAGAATCGCTGAAGAAAATTGGATATTCGCAAACAGGTGCCCTGTTGATTATGACCCTCAGGGGTGACGATCATAATCTGCTCGAAGGTGCAACTATGGCACTTGGAGAACTTGGGGATGTACGTGCAATTGAACCCCTGATTAACTTGGTCAACGATGACATACTCGTGGAAGAAAGCGTGGCAGAAGCGCTTGAAAAGTTGGGATGGCGACCGTCTACTGATTCTGAAAGGTTATCTTGGCTCTTGTGCGCCCCCACAAGTCATGAGAAATATGATCAAATCTCTAAATCATTGAGCGAATCCGCTATCGATTTGCTTGTGCCTAACCTCACAAAAAACAAGGTGCGTCTTAGGTCAATCCAGCTACTTGGGGAAATCGGTGATGCCCGCGCCATCGGCCCTATCCTGGAGTTTGGCGTACGAGACAATCACCGTTCAAACACCTCAGTTGAAGCGCTATTGAAAATACTCACTCGTTATGCTGGTGATGTTGAAATACCAGAGTTGCAAAAGATCGCTAAGCTTCAAGCTACGGAGTCAATCATAAAAGGAACAGTTTCCTGTAGTATGGGAACCTTTTTGTGCTATGGGGAGGTCGCTGTTGACTGTTCACATGTCCGTCAACTCGCCCGCCAGGAACTCATTCGGCGTGGTGAAAAAGCCTGA